The following proteins come from a genomic window of Argonema galeatum A003/A1:
- a CDS encoding AAA family ATPase gives MKEELSVLIQAQYPLIYLVTSEEERAEQAIATIAQMKPPRRVFVWTVTHGMVEYGQPRHVTQHNTVSPEAAIEWVMNRQKDPQRDSSIFIFKDLHPFIESPATTRWLRDAIASFKGTQKTIILMSPVQTIPIELEKEVVVLDFALPDMAELNQVLTQHLDPSRARRLTTEAREKLLRAALGLTKDEAEKVYRKAQVTNGRLTESEVDIILSEKKQLIRRNGILEYIEEDETIDSIGGLEELKRWLKQRSNAFTERAREYGLPQPKGMLILGVPGCGKSLIAKTTSRLWGLPLLRLDMGRVYDGSMVGRSEANLRNALKTAESISPVILFIDELDKAFAGSTGSADSDGGTSSRIFGSFLTWMQEKTSPVFVMATANRVERLPGEFLRKGRFDEIFFVDLPTPEERQEIFKIHIGKRRRDVARFDLEQLAKVSDGFSGAEIEQGLIASMYEAFAQEREFTQLDIIAAIKATQPLSRTMTEQVTALRDWARQRARPAASSVAEYQRMEF, from the coding sequence ATGAAAGAAGAACTCAGCGTTCTGATTCAAGCTCAATATCCTCTGATCTACCTCGTGACATCCGAGGAAGAGCGGGCAGAGCAGGCAATAGCGACAATCGCTCAAATGAAACCCCCGCGACGGGTGTTTGTGTGGACGGTGACTCACGGAATGGTCGAGTATGGCCAACCGCGCCACGTTACCCAGCACAATACCGTTTCGCCGGAAGCAGCGATTGAGTGGGTGATGAACCGACAGAAAGACCCTCAGCGAGATTCTAGTATTTTCATCTTCAAGGATCTGCATCCATTTATCGAGTCTCCAGCAACGACGCGATGGTTAAGGGATGCGATCGCCAGCTTCAAAGGCACCCAAAAAACCATCATCCTGATGTCCCCGGTGCAAACCATTCCGATTGAACTGGAGAAGGAAGTTGTAGTTCTGGACTTCGCGCTGCCGGACATGGCAGAGCTCAATCAGGTGTTGACGCAGCATTTAGATCCCAGTCGTGCGCGTAGACTGACGACAGAAGCGCGGGAAAAACTCCTGAGAGCAGCCCTGGGGCTGACGAAGGATGAAGCAGAAAAGGTGTACCGTAAAGCACAGGTCACCAATGGCCGCCTGACCGAATCAGAAGTAGACATCATACTTTCCGAGAAAAAACAGTTAATCCGTCGCAACGGTATTCTGGAATATATTGAGGAAGATGAAACGATTGATTCGATCGGTGGTTTAGAAGAGCTAAAACGATGGCTAAAACAACGCTCCAATGCTTTTACAGAGCGAGCCAGAGAGTATGGTCTGCCTCAGCCAAAGGGGATGCTAATCCTGGGTGTACCCGGTTGCGGCAAGTCCCTGATTGCTAAGACAACTTCCCGCCTTTGGGGTCTGCCACTTTTGCGATTGGACATGGGCCGCGTGTATGACGGCTCAATGGTAGGTCGCTCAGAGGCCAATCTCAGAAATGCTTTAAAAACGGCAGAATCTATTTCCCCAGTGATCTTATTCATTGATGAGTTGGACAAAGCTTTTGCGGGTAGCACTGGCTCAGCCGACTCTGATGGAGGCACTTCCAGCCGCATATTCGGCTCCTTCCTCACATGGATGCAAGAGAAAACCTCACCAGTCTTTGTGATGGCAACAGCAAACCGAGTGGAACGCCTACCTGGGGAATTTTTGAGGAAGGGTCGCTTTGATGAGATTTTCTTTGTAGATTTGCCTACTCCCGAAGAACGCCAGGAGATCTTTAAGATTCACATAGGTAAGCGACGCCGAGATGTAGCTCGCTTCGACCTAGAACAATTAGCTAAAGTCTCCGATGGTTTCTCTGGAGCAGAAATTGAGCAGGGATTAATTGCTTCGATGTACGAAGCCTTTGCTCAAGAACGAGAATTCACCCAGTTGGATATTATTGCCGCAATTAAAGCGACACAGCCGCTGTCTAGAACAATGACAGAACAGGTAACGGCCTTGCGAGATTGGGCCAGACAGCGTGCTAGACCAGCTGCATCCTCCGTCGCAGAATATCAGCGAATGGAGTTTTAA